The following proteins are co-located in the Verrucomicrobiia bacterium genome:
- a CDS encoding YicC/YloC family endoribonuclease, which yields MKSMTGYGRGDCSQNGFKITVELSSVNRKQSEISVALPREMEMLEAQIRDLINHYIARGRLNVRVALHAGGSNLSARMHLNIPLAKAYARELNRLSRQLRLPGPVTLDQLARAPGVFQTDEEIVEEEDFWPAVQKSLKKALVAMVRMREREGEHLEQDLARRISNMRKATARVQKHAPAVARRYREQLLERIKTAGLQAPGEQDERLLKEVVFFADRSDISEELIRLQSHFRQFDDCRKAREPVGRTLDFLAQEMNREVNTIGSKANDSRISREVVTLKAELEKFREQAQNVE from the coding sequence ATGAAATCAATGACGGGGTACGGGCGCGGAGACTGTTCCCAGAACGGCTTCAAGATCACCGTCGAACTCAGTTCTGTGAACCGAAAGCAGAGTGAAATCTCGGTTGCCTTGCCGCGGGAGATGGAGATGCTCGAGGCGCAGATTCGCGATCTGATCAACCATTACATTGCCCGCGGGCGGCTCAATGTGCGGGTTGCCCTGCACGCCGGTGGAAGCAATCTCTCGGCCCGGATGCATCTGAATATTCCGCTGGCCAAGGCTTATGCCAGGGAACTCAATCGCCTTTCCCGCCAGCTCAGGCTTCCAGGTCCCGTAACCCTCGATCAGTTGGCCCGCGCCCCGGGCGTCTTCCAGACCGATGAAGAGATTGTCGAGGAAGAGGACTTCTGGCCGGCTGTGCAGAAATCTCTTAAAAAAGCCCTCGTGGCCATGGTCCGGATGCGCGAGCGGGAAGGCGAGCACTTGGAACAGGATTTGGCACGGCGCATCAGCAACATGCGCAAAGCCACCGCGCGCGTCCAGAAACATGCCCCCGCCGTCGCCCGCCGTTACCGCGAGCAACTGCTCGAACGCATCAAAACGGCCGGCCTCCAAGCCCCTGGCGAGCAGGACGAGCGCCTCCTCAAAGAGGTCGTTTTCTTCGCCGACCGTTCGGACATCTCGGAAGAACTCATCCGGCTCCAGAGCCACTTCCGGCAATTCGATGATTGCCGCAAGGCGCGCGAGCCGGTCGGGCGGACTCTGGATTTCCTGGCCCAGGAAATGAACCGGGAAGTCAACACCATCGGTTCCAAAGCCAACGACAGCCGCATCTCGCGCGAGGTGGTCACGTTAAAAGCCGAGCTGGAGAAGTTTCGTGAGCAAGCTCAGAACGTTGAATGA
- the gmk gene encoding guanylate kinase, whose product MMSLEARTTREERMPATAPPTSPLLILLSAPSGGGKTTLCQQLMASRPGLTRAVTCTTRSPRPGERDGVDYYFLDAGSFLKRVQAGNFLEHATVYGNSYGTLKAEVMGKLRQGKDVLLTVDVQGAATIQEKAGQEPELKRALVSVFLTPPSLDILEERLRRRGSDSAAAIQKRLGVARQEIAQWKHFDYLLISSKVNEDLRRMLAIIESEKMRTTRERPPDF is encoded by the coding sequence ATGATGAGCCTTGAAGCACGAACAACGCGCGAAGAGCGAATGCCGGCGACGGCGCCACCCACCAGTCCATTGCTCATCCTGCTGTCGGCCCCATCCGGCGGGGGCAAGACTACTCTTTGCCAGCAATTGATGGCCTCCCGCCCCGGCTTGACTCGCGCGGTGACCTGCACCACCCGGTCTCCGCGCCCTGGTGAACGCGATGGAGTGGATTATTATTTCCTGGATGCCGGCTCCTTTCTCAAACGCGTTCAGGCAGGCAATTTCCTCGAACATGCCACTGTTTACGGCAACAGTTACGGCACATTGAAGGCCGAGGTGATGGGCAAGTTGCGCCAAGGCAAAGACGTTCTGCTCACGGTCGATGTGCAGGGCGCGGCGACCATCCAGGAAAAAGCCGGGCAAGAGCCCGAGCTCAAGCGGGCGTTGGTCTCGGTCTTTTTAACCCCGCCTTCGCTCGACATTCTCGAAGAACGCCTGCGCCGGCGCGGGAGCGACTCGGCGGCTGCCATTCAAAAGCGGCTGGGGGTTGCCCGCCAGGAAATTGCGCAATGGAAGCACTTCGATTATTTGCTGATCAGCTCGAAAGTAAATGAGGACCTGCGGCGGATGCTCGCCATCATCGAATCGGAGAAGATGCGCACAACGCGCGAGCGACCGCCGGATTTTTAA
- a CDS encoding flavoprotein, translating into MKKADVILGVSGSIAAYKAVEVASQLTKEGCEVHVVMTADALEFITPLPFKTLSRHPVITDLYDEEADWKPAHIELADTAALLLIAPATAHTIAKLALGLANDALSCIALALNSKAKTLIAPAMNGKMWLHPATQQHVATLKGWGAEFIGPEEGLLSCGYEGLGRLWPVEKVVGRALELLREK; encoded by the coding sequence ATGAAAAAGGCCGATGTTATCTTGGGCGTATCGGGCTCGATTGCAGCCTACAAAGCGGTCGAGGTTGCCAGCCAACTGACGAAAGAAGGTTGTGAAGTTCATGTGGTCATGACCGCCGATGCCCTCGAATTCATTACCCCGTTGCCATTCAAAACATTGTCCCGCCACCCGGTCATTACGGACCTTTACGACGAAGAGGCGGACTGGAAACCGGCGCACATCGAACTGGCGGACACAGCGGCCTTGCTGCTCATCGCGCCGGCGACAGCTCATACGATAGCTAAGCTGGCATTGGGCCTGGCCAACGATGCTCTCAGTTGCATTGCGCTGGCCCTGAATTCTAAAGCAAAGACCCTCATTGCCCCGGCCATGAACGGTAAAATGTGGCTCCACCCGGCCACTCAGCAGCATGTCGCAACGCTGAAAGGCTGGGGCGCAGAGTTTATCGGCCCCGAAGAGGGATTGTTATCGTGCGGCTACGAAGGTTTGGGTCGGTTGTGGCCCGTAGAAAAGGTCGTCGGGCGCGCATTGGAATTATTGAGGGAAAAGTAA
- a CDS encoding HAMP domain-containing sensor histidine kinase codes for MNSSEPTQVTPPATRVPRTALDLEALNPRRRSRLARVLGAVGNLFERIIGMLKIAPPESAQVLKRIVMMERDIVLPIKAAGIAILFRYFYFTRWIQDTSTDLEVSVDAARYFFLIYVFMNAIFAAALLLGARRLRLVIIERLVFAMSLVDGIFLGVLTLVTGGYNSSLYWLFLGLIVRSAVSVPRATSQLLLNLTLSTCFVLAGAIDSFIAKNLDVTLQKVLDLWAVDNPAEPLLLRLVLLLLMTFGCYAVQVLLERQRQAEEEAREFAVREVQLHSAGRLAAEFAHQIKNPLAIINNAAYSLQRGLKEGKPAAIEQIEMIQEEVQRADRIVTEVMGYAQLSEGHVEKLDVLDELDHAIERVFPPAARFPIRVHRDYGPYFPPLLMLRRHASETFINVLQNAREALLATGGNVRVSARCHGDHSIEVSIQDDGPGIAPDKQGRIFEPYYTTKENGTGLGLASVKHNVELYGGRVRVESGLGKGARFVLLFPAKTLIRLAKSN; via the coding sequence ATGAATAGCTCTGAACCAACCCAGGTCACCCCCCCGGCCACCCGGGTCCCCAGGACCGCTCTCGATCTGGAGGCGCTCAATCCGCGCCGGAGAAGCCGCCTTGCCAGAGTGTTGGGAGCCGTGGGCAATCTTTTCGAGCGGATTATTGGGATGCTCAAGATAGCCCCGCCTGAGAGCGCTCAGGTCCTGAAGCGGATCGTGATGATGGAACGTGACATCGTCCTGCCCATCAAAGCCGCCGGCATCGCCATCTTGTTCCGGTACTTCTATTTCACCCGCTGGATTCAGGATACCTCAACCGATTTGGAGGTGTCCGTAGACGCCGCGCGCTATTTCTTTTTGATCTACGTTTTCATGAACGCCATTTTCGCCGCAGCCCTGTTGTTGGGCGCGCGCCGATTGCGACTGGTCATCATTGAGCGGTTGGTCTTTGCCATGAGCCTGGTGGACGGGATTTTCCTGGGGGTCCTGACCCTGGTGACCGGGGGTTATAACAGCTCGCTGTATTGGCTTTTTCTTGGACTGATCGTGCGCAGCGCCGTGAGCGTTCCTCGCGCCACATCGCAACTGCTGCTCAATTTGACCTTGAGCACCTGCTTCGTGCTGGCTGGGGCCATCGATTCGTTTATAGCCAAAAACCTCGACGTGACGCTCCAAAAAGTGCTCGACCTCTGGGCAGTGGATAATCCCGCCGAGCCGTTGTTGCTTCGCCTGGTGCTGCTGCTATTAATGACCTTCGGCTGTTACGCCGTGCAGGTGCTGCTGGAACGTCAGCGCCAGGCTGAGGAAGAGGCCAGGGAATTCGCCGTGCGCGAAGTCCAACTGCATTCAGCAGGCCGTTTAGCCGCCGAGTTCGCCCATCAAATTAAAAACCCCCTGGCCATCATCAATAATGCCGCCTATTCCCTTCAGCGCGGCCTTAAGGAAGGCAAGCCCGCCGCCATCGAGCAGATTGAGATGATCCAGGAAGAAGTCCAGCGCGCCGATCGAATCGTGACCGAGGTCATGGGGTACGCCCAGTTAAGCGAGGGCCATGTGGAAAAATTGGACGTATTGGACGAATTGGACCATGCCATCGAGCGGGTTTTCCCTCCGGCGGCCCGCTTTCCCATCCGGGTCCATCGCGATTACGGGCCCTACTTTCCACCGCTCCTGATGCTGCGCCGGCATGCATCCGAAACTTTCATTAACGTGCTCCAAAACGCCCGCGAAGCCCTCCTGGCGACCGGCGGCAATGTGCGCGTTAGCGCCCGATGCCATGGAGATCACTCGATCGAAGTCTCCATTCAAGACGACGGCCCTGGGATTGCGCCAGACAAACAGGGCCGCATCTTTGAGCCCTACTACACCACAAAAGAAAATGGCACCGGTCTGGGACTGGCTTCCGTCAAGCACAACGTCGAGC